The Flavobacterium faecale genome has a segment encoding these proteins:
- a CDS encoding thiazole synthase, translating to MDTSLFKIGNKELSSRLFLGTGKFGSNSQMAEAILASESELVTVALKRIDLETDTDAILSHLKHPRINLLPNTSGARTAKEAIFAAQLAREALETNWLKLEIHPDPKYLMPDAIETLRATEELAKLGFIVLPYIHADPVLCKRLEDAGTAAVMPLGSPIGTNKGLKTIDFLEIIIEQSKVPVIIDAGIGAPSDAAKAMELGADAVLVNTAIAVAGNPKLMAEAFKEAVIAGRKAFEAKLGQQYKHAVASSPLTAFLYE from the coding sequence ACTAAGTTCCCGTTTATTTTTGGGGACAGGAAAATTTGGTTCGAATAGCCAAATGGCCGAGGCAATCCTAGCCTCCGAGTCCGAATTGGTGACTGTGGCCTTAAAACGGATCGATTTAGAAACCGATACCGATGCAATATTATCGCATTTAAAACATCCTAGAATCAATTTATTACCCAACACTTCGGGCGCTCGAACTGCCAAAGAAGCGATTTTTGCTGCGCAACTAGCCAGAGAAGCACTAGAAACAAATTGGTTAAAACTCGAAATTCATCCCGATCCAAAATACTTGATGCCGGATGCTATTGAGACTCTACGTGCAACGGAAGAATTGGCAAAACTGGGTTTTATTGTGCTCCCGTATATACATGCAGACCCAGTCTTGTGTAAGCGCTTGGAAGATGCTGGAACGGCAGCAGTAATGCCCTTGGGCTCCCCGATTGGAACCAATAAAGGATTAAAAACAATTGATTTTCTCGAAATCATTATCGAACAATCAAAGGTTCCTGTCATTATTGATGCTGGAATTGGAGCACCATCTGATGCTGCCAAAGCAATGGAATTAGGTGCCGATGCCGTCTTGGTCAACACAGCCATTGCCGTAGCCGGAAATCCAAAATTAATGGCTGAAGCTTTTAAAGAAGCGGTTATAGCAGGTAGAAAAGCTTTTGAAGCCAAGTTAGGACAACAATATAAGCATGCGGTGGCGTCGAGTCCGTTGACGGCATTTTTATATGAATAA
- the thiH gene encoding 2-iminoacetate synthase ThiH has translation MTTFKSVFEQYSWDDIQSKIYASTSKQVEQALSKTKRNLDDFLALISPAAQPYLEQMAQECHELTKKRFGKTIQMYAPLYLSNECQNICTYCGFSLDNKIKRKTLMDFEIKQEVEALKKLGFDHVLLVTGEANYTVNINYFLNAIEFIKNDFSTISVEVQPLSQDEYERLHEAGVYSVLVYQETYHQDVYKKYHTKGKKSNFDFRLDTPDRIGKAGIHKIGLGVLLGLEDWRTDSFFNALHLDYLQKTYWRTKYSVSFPRLRPAEGTVPPNFIMDDKDLTQLICAYRLWNEDLEISISTRENEKFRNNIIPIGTTSMSAGSKTNPGGYVVDPQSLEQFEISDERSVAEIAAMITERGYEPVWKDWERSYSP, from the coding sequence ATGACAACATTTAAATCTGTTTTTGAACAATACAGTTGGGACGATATCCAATCCAAGATATATGCTAGTACTTCCAAGCAAGTCGAGCAAGCTCTTTCTAAAACAAAACGCAACTTGGATGATTTTCTGGCATTGATTTCGCCAGCAGCGCAGCCTTATTTGGAGCAAATGGCGCAAGAGTGTCATGAGTTGACCAAAAAGCGCTTTGGAAAAACCATCCAAATGTATGCCCCTTTGTACCTTAGTAACGAGTGCCAAAACATTTGTACCTATTGTGGTTTTAGTTTGGACAATAAAATCAAACGCAAGACTTTGATGGATTTTGAAATCAAACAAGAAGTTGAAGCTTTGAAGAAACTTGGTTTCGACCATGTTTTGTTGGTAACTGGCGAAGCCAATTATACGGTGAACATCAATTATTTCTTGAATGCCATTGAATTTATAAAAAATGATTTTTCAACTATTTCGGTAGAAGTCCAACCGCTCTCACAAGACGAATACGAGCGCTTGCATGAAGCAGGTGTGTATTCTGTTTTGGTGTATCAAGAAACCTATCATCAGGATGTCTATAAAAAGTACCATACTAAGGGAAAGAAATCTAATTTTGATTTCCGCTTAGATACGCCTGACCGCATAGGAAAAGCTGGGATTCACAAAATAGGACTGGGTGTTTTACTTGGACTTGAAGACTGGCGTACCGATAGTTTTTTTAATGCTTTGCATTTGGACTATTTACAAAAAACGTATTGGAGGACAAAATATTCCGTTTCGTTTCCTAGATTGCGACCTGCAGAAGGAACTGTTCCGCCTAACTTTATTATGGATGATAAGGATTTGACGCAGTTAATTTGCGCCTACCGATTATGGAATGAAGATTTAGAAATTTCGATTTCGACTCGTGAGAATGAGAAATTTCGAAATAACATCATTCCGATCGGAACTACAAGCATGAGCGCGGGCTCAAAAACAAATCCTGGTGGTTATGTGGTGGATCCACAGTCATTGGAGCAATTTGAAATTAGCGACGAACGATCAGTAGCCGAAATTGCTGCAATGATTACAGAACGAGGCTATGAACCTGTTTGGAAGGATTGGGAGAGGAGTTATTCCCCCTAG
- a CDS encoding HesA/MoeB/ThiF family protein, with amino-acid sequence MSIIQDFLRYNRQTILPEIGDEGQEKLKKAKVLVIGAGGLGCPILQYLATAGVGTIGIVDFDTIEIHNLHRQILYTEEQLGLPKATTAKATVEKLNPLIAVLAFEEKLTFENASQIISQFDFVVDGSDNFSTRYLVNDTCVALGKTLVYGSILGFEGQIAVFNHQGSKNLRDLFPEPPNPKDVPNCSFNGVLGTLPGMIGTIMAHETLKLITGLPTLRNELILYKTLEWGFVKLNF; translated from the coding sequence ATGAGCATTATACAAGATTTTTTACGATATAACCGTCAAACCATCCTACCCGAAATAGGTGACGAAGGCCAAGAAAAACTAAAAAAAGCGAAAGTCCTGGTGATTGGTGCGGGTGGTTTGGGCTGTCCTATTTTGCAATATTTGGCAACGGCTGGTGTGGGGACTATTGGTATTGTAGATTTTGATACGATTGAAATTCATAATCTGCACCGTCAAATTCTTTATACCGAAGAACAATTGGGTCTACCTAAAGCTACTACAGCAAAGGCTACCGTTGAAAAACTAAATCCATTGATTGCTGTTTTGGCTTTTGAGGAAAAACTAACTTTCGAAAATGCTTCACAAATCATTAGCCAATTTGATTTTGTGGTTGATGGTTCTGATAATTTTAGTACACGTTACTTAGTGAATGATACTTGTGTCGCATTGGGAAAAACATTAGTCTATGGAAGTATCCTTGGTTTCGAAGGGCAAATTGCGGTTTTTAACCATCAAGGGAGTAAAAATTTACGTGACTTATTTCCGGAACCACCAAATCCAAAGGATGTTCCAAATTGTAGTTTTAATGGCGTATTGGGTACTTTACCCGGAATGATTGGCACCATAATGGCACACGAAACCTTAAAATTAATTACTGGATTACCTACGTTGAGAAATGAACTGATTTTGTACAAAACGTTGGAATGGGGTTTTGTGAAACTGAATTTTTAA
- the aat gene encoding leucyl/phenylalanyl-tRNA--protein transferase, producing the protein MVQLSDALVFPNVNTANRDGIVAIGGDLSAARLQLAYQSGIFPWFEQGDPIIWWSPNPRMVLFLDEVRVTKSMRNILNRQEFKVTFNQDFLGVISNCQRIKRDGQNGTWITNDMIDAYCNLHQLGIAQSVEVWQNDQLVGGLYGVDMGHVFCGESMFSKVSNASKVAFISLVHHLKSNQYQLLDCQVYNPHLESLGCREIERNDFMKILRNEV; encoded by the coding sequence ATGGTCCAATTATCAGATGCGCTAGTATTTCCAAATGTAAACACCGCCAATCGAGACGGCATCGTAGCGATCGGTGGCGATTTGTCGGCAGCACGGTTACAACTAGCCTATCAAAGCGGCATATTTCCGTGGTTTGAGCAAGGTGATCCCATCATTTGGTGGTCGCCCAATCCGCGCATGGTTTTATTTCTGGACGAAGTCCGAGTAACCAAAAGCATGCGAAATATCCTAAACCGTCAAGAATTCAAGGTAACCTTCAATCAGGATTTCCTAGGAGTTATTTCCAATTGCCAACGCATCAAGCGCGACGGTCAAAACGGAACCTGGATCACCAACGACATGATCGATGCCTATTGCAATTTGCATCAATTGGGTATCGCACAGTCCGTTGAGGTTTGGCAAAACGATCAGTTAGTAGGCGGTTTGTATGGTGTAGACATGGGACACGTTTTTTGTGGCGAAAGTATGTTTTCCAAAGTTTCCAATGCATCCAAAGTCGCTTTTATCAGTTTAGTCCATCACCTAAAAAGCAACCAATACCAACTACTAGATTGCCAAGTCTACAACCCACACCTCGAGAGTTTAGGCTGCCGCGAAATAGAACGAAATGACTTCATGAAGATCCTTCGAAATGAAGTTTAG
- a CDS encoding glutaminase, translated as MEDIHSVLDSIYNKFKDFEDIGEKATYIPELANVDERLFGISLTTVNQRQVNLGDAHQKFSVQSISKVLMLIMAYNLEGDALWQRVDVEPSGAGFNSMILLELEKGIPRNPLINAGAIVIADVLLSHYKDPESEFINFVRRLTNDPTVTFDDKVFESEKGVGYRNYALINMMKSFGNIQNPIDEVMDFYFKICSLSMSCAQLSKTFLFFANDGVDPITNEIILTPSRNKRINAIMLLCGFYDEAGEFAYRVGLPGKSGVGGGILAILPNMYSIVVFSPKLNPKGNSYRGMAFLECLTTELSDSVF; from the coding sequence ATGGAAGACATACACAGCGTGCTCGATAGCATATATAACAAATTTAAAGATTTCGAAGACATAGGAGAAAAAGCAACCTATATTCCGGAACTTGCCAACGTAGACGAACGTTTATTTGGTATAAGTCTTACAACGGTAAACCAAAGACAAGTAAATCTAGGTGATGCTCATCAAAAATTTTCGGTTCAAAGTATTTCAAAAGTACTTATGCTTATCATGGCCTACAATTTAGAAGGTGATGCACTCTGGCAGCGCGTAGACGTAGAACCTTCGGGCGCTGGGTTCAACTCCATGATCTTGTTAGAACTAGAAAAAGGAATTCCACGAAACCCCTTAATCAACGCGGGTGCTATCGTCATTGCCGATGTACTGCTATCACACTACAAAGATCCCGAGTCCGAATTTATAAATTTCGTCAGACGCCTTACCAATGATCCTACGGTCACCTTTGATGACAAAGTATTTGAGTCAGAAAAAGGAGTGGGTTACCGCAATTATGCTTTAATCAACATGATGAAATCCTTCGGGAATATCCAGAATCCTATAGATGAGGTAATGGATTTTTATTTCAAAATTTGCTCACTAAGTATGAGCTGTGCGCAATTATCCAAAACATTTTTGTTTTTTGCCAACGATGGCGTAGATCCCATCACCAACGAAATTATTCTGACCCCAAGCCGTAACAAAAGAATAAATGCCATCATGTTGCTTTGTGGTTTTTATGACGAGGCAGGTGAGTTTGCTTATCGCGTAGGCCTTCCGGGCAAGAGCGGTGTTGGTGGCGGTATCTTAGCCATCCTTCCAAACATGTACTCAATAGTTGTCTTCAGTCCAAAGTTAAATCCAAAGGGTAATTCCTACCGTGGAATGGCGTTTTTAGAATGCTTGACAACCGAGTTAAGCGATTCTGTTTTTTAA
- a CDS encoding phosphatase PAP2 family protein, whose product MRKLPVILFLCLLVNQMNGQINDTIVKTQKLTYKKFILPAALVATGSLLLNTDRNRKIQADANRFFGSDFHTRLDDITVFVPVGQLYAGGLFGFEAKNSLKHRTISVVTANALSFTLVSVLKNIVKAHRPDDSDQLSFPSGHSAIAFTNAALLFQEYKDDNIWYASSGFLFATTTGFLRVANNKHFASDVFAGAGIGLASGFLVTYWNPLQNIHLGKKQKGTAFVYPQLGNQIGIGAVILPNF is encoded by the coding sequence ATGAGAAAGTTGCCTGTTATCCTTTTTCTTTGTTTGCTAGTCAATCAAATGAATGGTCAAATTAATGATACGATTGTAAAAACCCAAAAGCTAACGTACAAGAAATTCATACTTCCGGCTGCTTTGGTTGCAACTGGTTCACTTTTGCTCAATACGGACAGGAATAGAAAAATACAAGCAGATGCGAATCGTTTTTTTGGATCTGATTTTCATACACGTTTAGACGATATAACTGTTTTTGTACCTGTGGGACAACTGTATGCCGGCGGACTTTTTGGTTTTGAGGCCAAAAATTCACTAAAACACAGAACAATTTCGGTAGTGACGGCCAATGCGCTGAGTTTTACCTTGGTTAGTGTATTGAAAAACATTGTAAAAGCACATCGCCCAGACGACTCTGATCAATTGAGTTTTCCGTCGGGACATAGTGCCATTGCTTTTACCAACGCTGCTCTACTTTTTCAGGAATACAAAGACGATAATATTTGGTATGCCAGCAGTGGTTTTTTGTTTGCTACCACTACCGGTTTTTTGCGAGTAGCCAACAACAAACATTTTGCCTCAGACGTGTTTGCGGGCGCAGGAATTGGATTGGCATCTGGATTTTTGGTCACTTATTGGAATCCTTTGCAGAATATCCATCTTGGAAAGAAACAAAAAGGAACCGCTTTTGTATATCCGCAATTGGGTAATCAAATTGGTATTGGGGCTGTGATTTTACCGAATTTCTAG
- a CDS encoding fasciclin domain-containing protein, whose translation MKNFNIKSAVLALTLMGTLVSCDTDYKDETPSIAGIAVANPNFSTLEGAAVQGGVVGVLSNSNPNDPSGHYTVFAPTNDAFARLGLVDSGSLGGLQNSFLTNTLLYHVSNGDLMGSGIKAGGTAPSLLGVDRRFISRGADLYINGSKIILTDVSASNGTIHGIDKVMIATGVNIVESAILLKDAKVFKAPELTFLVQAVITSGLAGTLSSSSANFTIYAPTDAAFKAAGFATVQDVANTSPAVLQQVLLNHAIVGGKFTSEHSGTTAATAGGGMLTYSAFTNGIFTVKSNGITTPANMVIPDIQCSNGVVHVIDKVLLP comes from the coding sequence ATGAAAAATTTCAATATAAAAAGTGCAGTTCTAGCATTAACATTAATGGGAACTTTGGTTTCTTGTGATACAGATTATAAAGACGAAACACCAAGTATTGCAGGTATTGCAGTAGCCAACCCAAACTTTAGTACCCTTGAGGGTGCTGCTGTACAAGGTGGAGTAGTAGGTGTATTGAGTAACAGTAACCCAAATGACCCATCAGGACATTATACTGTTTTTGCTCCAACAAACGATGCTTTTGCAAGATTAGGTTTGGTAGACTCTGGATCGCTAGGTGGATTACAAAATAGTTTCTTGACAAACACCTTGTTATACCATGTTTCAAATGGAGATTTAATGGGAAGCGGAATTAAAGCGGGTGGTACAGCTCCATCATTATTAGGTGTTGACAGACGTTTCATCAGTAGAGGAGCAGATTTGTACATCAACGGATCAAAAATTATCCTTACAGACGTAAGCGCAAGCAACGGTACTATTCACGGGATAGACAAAGTGATGATTGCTACTGGTGTAAACATCGTAGAATCAGCAATTTTATTAAAAGATGCAAAAGTTTTTAAAGCACCAGAATTAACTTTCTTAGTGCAAGCGGTAATTACTTCTGGTTTGGCAGGTACTTTGTCAAGTTCAAGCGCAAATTTCACAATCTACGCTCCAACAGATGCCGCTTTTAAAGCAGCAGGTTTTGCAACAGTTCAAGATGTAGCCAATACATCGCCAGCAGTTTTACAACAAGTATTGTTAAATCACGCTATCGTAGGTGGTAAGTTTACCTCTGAGCATTCAGGAACAACGGCAGCAACTGCAGGTGGTGGAATGTTAACATATAGTGCTTTTACAAACGGTATTTTTACTGTAAAAAGTAACGGAATCACAACTCCAGCCAACATGGTTATTCCAGATATTCAATGTAGTAATGGTGTAGTTCACGTTATTGACAAAGTGTTGTTACCATAA